Genomic segment of Gemmatimonadota bacterium:
CATGAGCCTCGAGGGTCTGCGGGGGACGCCGGACGCCTTTGACGATGCGATTCAGCGGGTGCGCCCGCATCCGGGGCAGCGGCAGAGTGCGGCAAGACTGCGGCTGCTGCTCGAGGGTTCGGAGATTCGCGAGTCGCACCGGCACAACGACCCGCGGGTGCAGGACGCTTATTCGCTGCGCTGCATGCCCCAGGTCCACGGCGCGGCAAGGCAGGCGCTGGTGTACGTGCGGCAGGTGCTGGAGGTGGAAGTCAACAGTGCGACAGACAATCCGCTGATCTTTGCGGAAGATGGTCGGATCCTGAGCGGCGGGAACTTCCACGGCCAGCCGGTGGCCCAGGTGCTGGACGTGCTGGCGCTGGCGTGTGCGGACCTGGCGAGCATCAGCGAGCGGCGGCTGGCGCGGCTGCTGGACCCGGCGCTTTCCGGGCTGCCGGCGTTCCTCACGCCGGATGCGGGGGTAAACTGCGGGCTCATGCTGGTCCAGGTCACGGCCGCGGCGCTGGTGGCGGAGCTCCGGCTGCGGGCGCAACCGGCGAGCGTGGACTCGATTCCCACGGGCGCCAACCGCGAGGACCACGTCTCCATGGGCGTGGGCGCGGCACTGAAGGCGCGGGAGGCGGTGGGACTGCTCGAGACCGTGCTGGCGCTCGAGCTGCTGGCGGCGGCGCAGGCACTCGAGTTCCACAAGCCGTTGCGTCCCGGGCGGCGGGTCGAGCGAGGCTACCAGCTCGTGCGGGAGCGGGTTCGGCCGCTCGCTCGCGACCGGGAGATGGCGCGGGACATCGCGGCGGTCGAGGCGCTGGTGCGGAAGGGTGCCTTCGCCCGGCTGGCCGTGGAAGCGGCACCCGCATCATGAGCGCGCTACTCTTCGTCGAGGCCGCCCAGGTGGTGACCTGCGAGGCGGTGGACCCCGGCTGCGTGCTCGCCCGAGCCGGCCTCGCCGTGCAGGAGGGGCGGGTCGCGGCGGTCGGAGCCGAAGCGGAGCTCCTGGCCCGCTTCCCGGACGCGGAGCGTGTTCCTTGCGGGGGCGGCGTGGTCACCCCCGGCTTCATCGATTCCCATACTCACGCGGTGTTCGGCGGCTGGCGCGCCGCTGAGTACGCGCTGCGCTGCCGGGGTGTGCCGTACATGGAGATCGCGCGGCGTGGCGGCGGGATCAATGCCTCGGTGCGCGACCTGCGCCAGCGCTCGGAAGACGAGCTGGTTCAGCTCACGCGGTCCCGCCTCCTGGAAATGGTGCGCCTGGGCACGACGACTATCGAGGTCAAGAGCGGCTACGGACTGCGCACGGAGGACGAGCTGAAAAGCCTGCGCGTCGTGCGGCGGCTGAACGAAGAGGGCCCCTTCGAGCTGGTCCCGACTTTCCTGGGCGCGCACGAGATCCCACCCGAGTACCGGGGACGGCGCAGCGATTATGTGGATCTGGTTGTCAACGAGATGATCCCGGCTGTGGCCGAGGCGCAGCTCGCCCGTTTCTGTGACGTGTTCATGGAGCCGGGCGCGTTCACAGGCTCGGAGGCGCGGCGCGTGCTCGAGGCGGGACTGGCGCACGGGCTCGAGCCCAAGCTGCACGCCGACGAACTCGAGTACTCGGGCGGCGCGGAGCTCGCGGTCGAGCTGGACGCCGTATCTGCGGACCACCTCGGGCAGGTGAGTGATGCGGGCATCCGCGCCCTGGGCCGCTCGGCCACGGTGGCCACTCTCCTGCCGGCTACCCTCTTTTTCCTCGGCCGCAACCGCTACGCGCCCGGGCGGAAGCTGCTGGACGCCGGCGCGACCGTGGCGCTGGCCACGGACTTCAATCCCGGATCGGCGCCCTCGCCCAGTATGGCGCTGGTGCTGACCACGGCCTGCTCGCAAATGGGGTTCGACCCGCTGGAAGCACTGGTGGCCGCCACGGCCGGCGGCGCCAAGGCACTGCGCCTCGGGCCCGGGCGCGGCACGCTGGCGGTGGGCGCCCCCGCCGACGCCGTGCTGTGGGCGGTCTCCGACTACCGCGAGATCCCCTATCGATGGGGCGTGAACCTGGTGCGCGGCGTCTGGAAGCGGGGGGCGCGGGCGGCATGAACGCTTGTAGCGCCGGAGCGTCTGTCCTATCTTTCGCACGATGACCGCGCGCGTCCTCGAAGCGGTGCCGAACTTCAGTGAGGGTCGGGACGCCGCGGCCGTTCACGACATCACAGATGCGATGCGCGGGGCCGGCGCCGAAGTGCTGCACTGCACTTCGGATCCAGACCACCACCGCAGCGTGGTCACGCTGGTGGGCACGCCGGAGGTCGTCGAGGCGGCGGCCGTGGCTGCTGCACGAGTCGCCGTCGAGCGCATCGACCTGCGCTACCACCGCGGCGCACACCCGCGTATTGGCGCAGTCGATGTGCTGCCCTTCGTGCCACTGGTGGCGCTGAGCCTGGAAGATGCACGGGAAGCCGCGCGCCGCGTGGGCCGCCGGCTGGCCGAGGAGGTCGGCGTCCCGGTCTACTTTTACGGCGCAGCCTCCGAACCGCCAGGGCGCACACTGGGCGAGCTGCGACGCGGCGGTTTCGAGGAACTGGTCAGGCAGTGGCCGGCGGA
This window contains:
- a CDS encoding imidazolonepropionase; the encoded protein is MSALLFVEAAQVVTCEAVDPGCVLARAGLAVQEGRVAAVGAEAELLARFPDAERVPCGGGVVTPGFIDSHTHAVFGGWRAAEYALRCRGVPYMEIARRGGGINASVRDLRQRSEDELVQLTRSRLLEMVRLGTTTIEVKSGYGLRTEDELKSLRVVRRLNEEGPFELVPTFLGAHEIPPEYRGRRSDYVDLVVNEMIPAVAEAQLARFCDVFMEPGAFTGSEARRVLEAGLAHGLEPKLHADELEYSGGAELAVELDAVSADHLGQVSDAGIRALGRSATVATLLPATLFFLGRNRYAPGRKLLDAGATVALATDFNPGSAPSPSMALVLTTACSQMGFDPLEALVAATAGGAKALRLGPGRGTLAVGAPADAVLWAVSDYREIPYRWGVNLVRGVWKRGARAA
- a CDS encoding aromatic amino acid lyase, with protein sequence MSLEGLRGTPDAFDDAIQRVRPHPGQRQSAARLRLLLEGSEIRESHRHNDPRVQDAYSLRCMPQVHGAARQALVYVRQVLEVEVNSATDNPLIFAEDGRILSGGNFHGQPVAQVLDVLALACADLASISERRLARLLDPALSGLPAFLTPDAGVNCGLMLVQVTAAALVAELRLRAQPASVDSIPTGANREDHVSMGVGAALKAREAVGLLETVLALELLAAAQALEFHKPLRPGRRVERGYQLVRERVRPLARDREMARDIAAVEALVRKGAFARLAVEAAPAS